Proteins found in one Herbiconiux sp. A18JL235 genomic segment:
- a CDS encoding FHA domain-containing protein, which produces MGSLRFVPARAADPASWALLASWPALVLLPSTTAPGVVDAVWHAVADEAGGAPSLETIVSAIPLRGDHAVESFAVVLLAPDGVGTATAVVRGSASVDLHSVGGARRFGSAGVQPWALAEFPAVTAVALGRLAPVPESVLRPPPGGRRFERGVVEVSSVVWAADPEPWESCTGAADVSDTVVGAPRATRTDDDATDETAHAAQTAQAVEAADDTPEPAPPPLFVLSVNGGPAHPLDGAVVIGRRPAQRPSEALRDSPSDARPPTVVTVPSPSGEVSARHVEIARSGRTVVITDLRSTNGTRVTLPDGTTLRLRQGDSAVATRSAIVEIGDGNVIHISSPVPSSPGTSV; this is translated from the coding sequence ATGGGCAGCCTCCGATTCGTCCCCGCCCGCGCTGCCGACCCCGCGAGCTGGGCCCTCCTGGCCTCCTGGCCCGCGCTGGTGCTCCTTCCCTCGACCACGGCTCCGGGCGTCGTCGATGCCGTCTGGCACGCGGTCGCCGACGAGGCGGGCGGCGCGCCGAGCCTCGAGACCATCGTCTCCGCCATCCCCCTGCGCGGCGACCATGCGGTGGAGTCGTTCGCCGTCGTGCTCCTCGCGCCGGACGGCGTCGGCACCGCCACCGCGGTGGTACGGGGGAGCGCCTCCGTCGACCTCCACTCGGTGGGCGGAGCGCGCCGCTTCGGGTCGGCCGGCGTGCAACCGTGGGCGCTCGCCGAATTCCCCGCCGTCACCGCCGTCGCGCTGGGGCGCCTGGCGCCCGTTCCCGAGTCGGTGCTGCGCCCGCCGCCCGGCGGCCGACGCTTCGAGCGCGGTGTCGTCGAGGTGTCGAGCGTCGTCTGGGCCGCCGATCCCGAGCCCTGGGAGAGCTGCACCGGCGCGGCCGACGTCTCCGACACCGTGGTCGGCGCGCCCCGCGCGACCCGCACCGACGACGACGCGACAGACGAGACCGCACACGCCGCACAGACCGCACAGGCCGTCGAGGCCGCCGACGACACCCCCGAACCGGCGCCCCCTCCGCTCTTCGTCCTCAGCGTGAACGGCGGCCCCGCGCATCCGCTCGACGGTGCCGTGGTGATCGGCCGGCGGCCGGCGCAGCGCCCCTCCGAGGCCCTCCGCGACAGCCCGTCGGATGCGCGCCCTCCCACCGTCGTCACCGTCCCCTCGCCGTCGGGCGAGGTGTCGGCGCGGCACGTCGAGATCGCCAGGAGCGGTCGCACGGTCGTCATCACGGACCTGCGCTCGACCAACGGGACGAGGGTCACCCTCCCCGACGGGACGACGCTGCGACTGCGTCAAGGGGATTCGGCCGTCGCAACCCGGTCGGCTATCGTCGAGATCGGGGATGGAAACGTTATCCACATCTCGTCGCCGGTGCCGTCCAGCCCCGGGACGAGCGTCTAG
- a CDS encoding Lrp/AsnC family transcriptional regulator, with amino-acid sequence MATRQRSPQLDDTSKAIIEQLQVDGRKSYAEIGKAVGLSEAAVRQRVQRLTDSGVMQIVAVTDPLQLGFYRQAMIGLKVSGDTRVVAEALAAMPAVDYVVLTAGTFDILAEVVCEDDDDLIALLNAEIRKIEGVHTTETFVYLKLHKQLYNWGTR; translated from the coding sequence ATGGCAACGAGACAGCGATCTCCTCAGCTCGACGACACCTCCAAGGCGATCATCGAGCAGTTGCAGGTCGACGGGCGCAAGTCCTACGCCGAGATCGGCAAGGCCGTCGGGTTGAGCGAGGCCGCGGTGCGGCAGCGCGTGCAGCGACTCACCGACTCCGGCGTGATGCAGATCGTCGCGGTGACCGACCCGCTGCAGCTCGGCTTCTACCGCCAGGCGATGATCGGCCTGAAGGTCTCGGGCGACACCCGTGTCGTCGCGGAGGCCCTCGCCGCCATGCCCGCCGTCGACTACGTGGTGCTCACCGCGGGCACCTTCGACATCCTGGCCGAGGTGGTCTGCGAGGACGACGACGACCTGATCGCCCTGCTGAACGCCGAGATCCGCAAGATCGAGGGCGTGCACACCACCGAGACCTTCGTCTATCTGAAGCTGCACAAGCAGCTCTACAACTGGGGAACACGATGA
- a CDS encoding aspartate aminotransferase family protein — translation MTSTEQTVSAASTRGNRSDAELQEMARDHLWMHFARQSVMESGAGVPIITRGEGHHIWDSTGKKYIDGLSGLFVVNAGHGRRRLAEVAAKQAEELAFFPIWSYAHPSAIELADRLADLAPGDLNRVFFSTGGGEAVETAFKLAKYYWKLQGRPTKHKVISRSIAYHGTPQGALAITGIPAMKEMFEPVTPGGFRVPNTNFYRAGEMGFTGTEAEFGLWAANRIEEMILFEGPETVAAVFLEPVQNSGGCFPPPPGYFQRVREICDKYDVLLVSDEVICAFGRIGNYFACDSYGFVPDMITCAKAMTSGYSPIGATIVNERVYEPFKHGQTAFYHGYTFAGHPVSAAVALENLDIFEEEGLNQNVRENSPAFRATLEKLYDLPIVGDVRGDGYFFGIELVKDKATKETFDDDESERLLRGFLSKALFDAGLYCRADDRGDPVIQLAPPLTIGQPEFDEIEQILRGVLSEAWTRL, via the coding sequence ATGACAAGCACCGAACAGACAGTCTCCGCCGCCTCCACGCGAGGGAACCGTTCCGACGCCGAACTGCAGGAGATGGCCCGCGACCACCTGTGGATGCACTTCGCCCGGCAATCGGTGATGGAGTCGGGCGCGGGAGTGCCCATCATCACCCGCGGCGAGGGCCATCACATCTGGGACTCCACCGGCAAGAAGTACATCGACGGCCTGTCGGGCCTGTTCGTGGTGAACGCCGGCCACGGCCGTAGGCGGCTCGCCGAGGTCGCCGCCAAGCAGGCGGAGGAGCTCGCGTTCTTCCCCATCTGGTCGTACGCCCACCCCTCCGCCATCGAGCTCGCCGACAGGCTCGCCGACCTGGCGCCCGGCGACCTCAACCGCGTGTTCTTCTCCACCGGAGGCGGCGAGGCGGTCGAGACGGCGTTCAAGCTCGCGAAGTACTACTGGAAGCTCCAGGGCCGGCCCACGAAGCACAAGGTCATCTCGCGCTCGATCGCGTATCACGGCACCCCGCAGGGCGCGCTCGCCATCACCGGCATCCCCGCAATGAAGGAGATGTTCGAGCCCGTCACGCCGGGCGGCTTCCGCGTGCCCAACACCAACTTCTACCGTGCCGGTGAGATGGGCTTCACCGGAACGGAGGCGGAGTTCGGGCTGTGGGCGGCGAACCGCATCGAGGAGATGATCTTGTTCGAGGGCCCCGAGACGGTCGCCGCGGTCTTCCTCGAGCCGGTGCAGAACTCCGGCGGGTGCTTCCCGCCCCCTCCCGGTTACTTCCAGCGTGTTCGGGAGATCTGCGACAAGTACGACGTGCTGCTCGTGAGCGACGAGGTCATCTGCGCCTTCGGCCGCATCGGCAATTACTTCGCCTGCGACAGCTATGGTTTCGTGCCCGACATGATCACCTGCGCGAAGGCGATGACGAGTGGGTACTCCCCCATCGGCGCCACCATCGTGAACGAGCGCGTGTACGAGCCGTTCAAGCACGGGCAGACCGCGTTCTATCACGGCTACACCTTCGCGGGTCACCCCGTCTCGGCGGCGGTGGCCCTCGAGAACCTCGACATCTTCGAAGAAGAGGGCCTCAATCAGAACGTGCGCGAGAACTCGCCCGCGTTCCGCGCCACCCTCGAGAAGCTGTACGACCTTCCCATCGTCGGCGACGTGCGCGGCGACGGATACTTCTTCGGCATCGAGCTCGTGAAGGACAAGGCGACGAAGGAGACGTTCGACGACGACGAGTCGGAGCGACTGCTCCGCGGCTTCCTGTCGAAGGCGCTGTTCGACGCCGGCCTGTACTGCCGCGCCGACGACCGCGGAGACCCCGTCATCCAGCTCGCTCCCCCGCTCACCATCGGTCAACCCGAGTTCGACGAGATCGAGCAGATCCTGCGGGGAGTGCTCTCCGAAGCCTGGACCAGGCTCTGA
- a CDS encoding NAD(P)/FAD-dependent oxidoreductase, giving the protein MCIVGGGLTGLWTAYYLKKADPTVRVTVVEREFAGFGASGRNGGWCSALFPKSTSALRRLYGDDAARDMREAMIDTVDEVGRVTAAEGIDCDFERGGTLVFARDTVQRAAAQSEVDEARAFGVDRLELVTPGGHDDPHARALAATSSLAASFDPACARLHPAKLVRGLARVVEAMGVVIAEKTEIVEWAPGRALFSGAGGEGLISCGSLIIATEGYGAQLPGVGRRILPLYSLMIATEPLPAELWDELGITHGTTFSDYRHLLIYGQRTADDRFAFGGRGARYHWGSSIKPDHDRVDRVFAHLERTLGELFPAARGVEVTHRWGGPLGVPRDWHPTASYNPRTGVGFAGGYVGDGLSTTNLAGRTLADLVGGGESKLTRLPWVNHLSPKWEPEPLRFVGANLGLVGTGAADLEESVTGRRSLAARLLSPLTGH; this is encoded by the coding sequence GTGTGCATCGTGGGTGGCGGCCTCACCGGTCTCTGGACCGCGTACTACCTGAAGAAGGCCGACCCCACTGTGCGGGTGACCGTGGTGGAGAGGGAGTTCGCCGGCTTCGGCGCCTCGGGCCGCAACGGCGGGTGGTGCTCGGCACTGTTCCCGAAGTCGACGTCGGCGCTCCGGCGCCTCTACGGCGACGACGCCGCGCGCGACATGCGGGAGGCGATGATCGACACGGTCGACGAGGTCGGCAGGGTGACCGCGGCCGAGGGCATCGACTGCGACTTCGAGCGAGGTGGAACCCTCGTGTTCGCCCGCGACACCGTGCAGCGGGCCGCGGCCCAGAGCGAGGTCGACGAGGCACGCGCCTTCGGCGTCGACCGCCTCGAGCTGGTCACCCCCGGCGGACACGACGACCCCCACGCCCGGGCACTCGCCGCCACCTCGTCGCTCGCCGCGAGCTTCGACCCCGCGTGCGCGCGACTGCACCCCGCCAAGCTCGTGCGCGGCCTCGCCCGCGTCGTGGAGGCGATGGGGGTGGTGATCGCCGAGAAGACCGAGATCGTCGAGTGGGCTCCCGGCCGTGCGTTGTTCTCGGGGGCGGGGGGCGAGGGACTCATCAGCTGCGGGTCGCTCATCATCGCGACCGAGGGCTACGGTGCGCAGCTGCCGGGAGTCGGCCGGCGCATCCTGCCGCTCTACTCGCTGATGATCGCCACCGAGCCGCTGCCCGCGGAGCTGTGGGACGAACTCGGCATCACTCACGGCACGACCTTCTCCGACTACCGGCACCTGCTCATCTACGGGCAGCGCACGGCCGACGACCGCTTCGCTTTCGGCGGCCGCGGAGCGCGCTACCACTGGGGCAGCTCGATCAAGCCCGACCACGACCGCGTCGACCGGGTGTTCGCGCACCTCGAGCGCACCCTCGGGGAGCTGTTCCCGGCCGCGCGCGGCGTCGAGGTGACGCACCGCTGGGGCGGCCCACTCGGGGTGCCCCGCGACTGGCACCCCACCGCGAGCTACAACCCCCGCACGGGTGTGGGCTTCGCGGGCGGCTACGTGGGCGACGGGCTGAGCACCACGAATCTGGCCGGCCGCACCCTGGCAGACCTCGTGGGCGGCGGCGAGTCGAAGCTCACCCGCCTGCCTTGGGTGAATCACCTCTCGCCCAAGTGGGAGCCGGAACCCCTGCGATTCGTCGGCGCCAACCTCGGACTCGTGGGCACCGGCGCCGCCGACCTCGAGGAATCGGTCACCGGCCGACGCTCCCTGGCGGCCCGCCTCCTCAGCCCCCTCACCGGCCACTGA
- a CDS encoding DUF4192 family protein, which produces MTVLASPQPRPPAPAHEPPSLLPSPPRRREAMADVAAVLGYLPENSLVLRLRRGPRPVAIIRVDLPGAGQAEGFARTIVALADRVRKVVVVDILVFGRAPLVAAAVARALIDSGYPIGLSLCLADDEGGGPSQRESVGDPHHGKFVPLERLTDARRAGASTVVRRVDELREIARHSSGGSDAAASDPLVALRAWRGAFRGSRCAPSEARRVVLACTLRSASVRDCVLVQSAWGFDAARAVLAESLREPAVGVHDEPGGHLARYLGMRRLAGAAGATGAGTGGELEAPPPWRVRRAVEVLRSVAEVSPGELAAAPLGILAWLEWGRGRGTAAGAYLDLARAADPGNRLALGLIALVDHGIMPEWLH; this is translated from the coding sequence ATGACCGTTCTCGCTTCGCCACAACCCCGCCCACCCGCTCCTGCTCACGAACCGCCCTCCCTCCTGCCGAGTCCTCCCCGTCGCCGGGAAGCGATGGCCGACGTCGCCGCAGTGCTGGGCTACCTGCCCGAGAACTCCCTCGTGCTCAGGCTGCGGAGAGGCCCCCGGCCGGTGGCGATCATCAGGGTCGATCTACCCGGGGCCGGGCAGGCCGAGGGCTTCGCACGCACGATCGTCGCCCTTGCCGATCGCGTGCGGAAGGTCGTCGTCGTCGACATCCTCGTGTTCGGTCGAGCCCCGCTCGTCGCCGCCGCTGTCGCGAGGGCGCTCATCGACTCGGGCTACCCGATCGGATTGAGCCTGTGCCTCGCGGACGACGAGGGGGGCGGTCCGTCGCAGCGCGAGTCGGTGGGTGATCCGCACCACGGGAAGTTCGTGCCTCTCGAGAGGCTCACCGACGCCAGAAGGGCCGGCGCGTCGACCGTCGTCCGTCGAGTCGATGAGCTCCGGGAGATCGCGCGGCACTCGTCCGGCGGGTCTGACGCGGCGGCATCAGACCCGCTCGTCGCGCTCAGGGCGTGGCGAGGGGCGTTCCGTGGGTCACGGTGTGCTCCCTCCGAGGCGCGACGCGTCGTGCTGGCCTGCACTCTCCGCAGCGCCTCGGTGCGTGACTGCGTGCTTGTGCAGAGCGCCTGGGGCTTCGACGCTGCACGCGCGGTGCTGGCCGAGTCGCTCCGCGAGCCGGCGGTCGGCGTGCACGACGAGCCGGGCGGCCACCTCGCGCGCTACCTCGGGATGCGGCGGCTCGCCGGCGCGGCCGGTGCGACCGGTGCGGGCACGGGAGGGGAACTCGAAGCGCCGCCGCCGTGGCGGGTGCGCAGGGCGGTCGAGGTACTGCGGTCGGTGGCGGAGGTGAGCCCGGGGGAGCTCGCTGCTGCTCCGCTCGGCATTCTCGCCTGGCTCGAGTGGGGGCGTGGCCGCGGCACGGCCGCGGGCGCCTATCTCGACCTCGCACGGGCCGCAGACCCCGGGAACCGGCTCGCCCTCGGGCTGATCGCCCTGGTCGACCACGGCATCATGCCCGAGTGGCTGCACTGA
- a CDS encoding YceI family protein, with translation MTDTLSIPGFKAGTWTVDPSHSEVGFSVRHMLISKVKGTFDSFDATFVTTDNPLETKVTAEADVASVNTNDKNRDGHLATNDFFNAPEFPKITFVSTGVRQEGGDFKVDGDLTIKGVTKPVTFDVEFGGFGTDAYGNYKAGFEAKTEIDRNDFGVNWNAALETGGVLVGDKVTITLDIQAALQA, from the coding sequence ATGACTGACACCCTCTCCATCCCCGGCTTCAAGGCAGGCACCTGGACCGTCGACCCCTCCCACTCGGAGGTCGGCTTCAGCGTGCGTCACATGCTCATCAGCAAGGTGAAGGGCACCTTCGACAGCTTCGACGCGACCTTCGTCACGACCGACAACCCGCTCGAGACCAAGGTCACCGCCGAGGCCGACGTCGCCTCGGTGAACACCAACGACAAGAACCGCGACGGCCACCTCGCGACCAACGACTTCTTCAACGCCCCCGAGTTCCCGAAGATCACCTTCGTCTCCACCGGCGTGCGCCAGGAGGGCGGCGACTTCAAGGTCGACGGCGACCTCACCATCAAGGGTGTCACGAAGCCCGTCACCTTCGACGTCGAGTTCGGCGGCTTCGGCACCGACGCCTACGGCAACTACAAGGCCGGGTTCGAGGCCAAGACCGAGATCGACCGCAACGACTTCGGCGTGAACTGGAACGCCGCGCTCGAGACCGGCGGCGTGCTGGTGGGCGACAAGGTCACCATCACGCTCGACATCCAGGCGGCGCTGCAGGCCTGA